A genomic region of Desulfosarcina ovata subsp. ovata contains the following coding sequences:
- the rsmB gene encoding 16S rRNA (cytosine(967)-C(5))-methyltransferase RsmB, with protein sequence MTHPPRMHSGRPSARHFRPAPDARSAALTVLNRLESGRSTLDAILEAEDSCRRRLSPRDRALFNQLVYGVLRWRLRLDSVIAAYADRSIEKMAPTVLNILRLALFQILFMDRIPPSAAVNTAVNLARAHKVAQAAGFINALLRTALREPDRFRLPDAAVSTVDHLAVATSTPHWLMARWIDRLGLEAARQLADSTNEIPPITIRCNRLKNDLPDLIAALAGDVERLAPIERLPGAVHMDGLKKPIFRMKAFIDGRFAVQDAAAQLVSLLLSPQPDETVLDACAGLGGKTGHLAQLMDNRGRIVALEHVAAKLARLADEARRLGATIIETRQADLNRALPTDEHALYDRILIDAPCSGLGVLRRNPDAKWVARKQDIRRFADRQHRFLGHLAPLLRVGGVMVFSVCSMEPEENEAVVDRFLKNHPNFAIDHRKSAAETVLRPFLDKRGFLRTFPHLHHMDGFFAARLTRTG encoded by the coding sequence ATGACCCATCCTCCCCGTATGCATTCGGGCAGGCCCTCGGCACGCCACTTCCGGCCGGCGCCTGACGCCCGTAGCGCCGCCCTGACGGTGCTCAATCGCCTGGAATCCGGCCGTTCCACCCTGGACGCCATCCTGGAAGCGGAAGATTCCTGTCGCAGGCGGCTTTCCCCCCGCGACCGCGCCCTGTTCAATCAGCTGGTATATGGCGTGCTGCGCTGGCGACTGCGGCTGGACAGCGTGATCGCGGCATACGCCGACCGCTCGATAGAGAAAATGGCCCCCACGGTTCTCAATATTCTGCGGCTGGCCCTTTTCCAGATTCTTTTCATGGATCGCATACCGCCATCAGCAGCGGTCAATACGGCGGTCAACCTGGCCCGGGCCCATAAAGTGGCCCAGGCCGCCGGCTTTATCAACGCCCTGCTGCGCACTGCGCTGCGCGAGCCCGACCGCTTCCGACTGCCCGATGCAGCCGTTTCAACGGTGGACCATCTGGCGGTGGCCACATCCACCCCGCACTGGCTGATGGCGCGCTGGATCGACCGTCTTGGCCTTGAGGCGGCCCGACAACTGGCCGATTCGACCAACGAAATTCCTCCCATTACCATACGCTGCAACCGCCTGAAAAACGACCTACCCGACCTGATCGCCGCCCTTGCCGGTGATGTCGAAAGGCTGGCTCCCATCGAGAGGCTGCCCGGCGCGGTCCACATGGACGGGCTCAAGAAACCGATTTTTCGGATGAAGGCCTTTATCGACGGCCGGTTTGCCGTTCAGGATGCCGCGGCCCAGCTGGTCTCCCTGCTTCTCTCCCCCCAACCGGATGAAACCGTTCTGGATGCCTGCGCCGGACTGGGCGGCAAAACCGGTCACCTGGCACAGCTGATGGACAACCGCGGACGCATCGTGGCCCTGGAGCATGTTGCCGCCAAGCTGGCCCGCCTGGCCGACGAGGCCCGGCGTCTGGGGGCAACAATCATCGAAACCCGCCAGGCAGACCTGAACCGGGCCCTTCCGACGGACGAGCACGCCCTATATGACAGGATTCTCATCGACGCCCCCTGCTCCGGACTGGGTGTATTGCGCCGCAACCCCGATGCCAAATGGGTGGCTCGCAAACAGGATATCCGTCGCTTTGCCGACCGGCAGCATCGGTTTCTCGGGCACCTGGCGCCGCTGCTCAGGGTCGGTGGCGTCATGGTGTTTTCGGTCTGCAGCATGGAACCTGAAGAAAATGAAGCGGTGGTCGATCGTTTTTTGAAAAACCACCCGAATTTTGCTATAGATCATAGAAAATCGGCAGCGGAAACCGTGTTGCGTCCGTTCCTGGACAAACGCGGTTTTCTAAGGACATTTCCCCATCTTCATCACATGGACGGATTTTTCGCAGCCCGGCTGACACGCACCGGCTGA
- the fmt gene encoding methionyl-tRNA formyltransferase → MSRPLTIVYMGTPDFAVPPMAALHERGYRILAVVTQPDRPKGRGRKLTPPPVKQAALKFGCSVLQPETVRTEEFHRKMADLAPDLYVVAAFGQILPQSLLDIPKQGAINIHASLLPRHRGAAPIHRAIIEGDAETGITTMMMDKGMDTGDILLMDRTPIGPTETAAELHDRLSRMGAETILRTFEMLRSGTLPRMPQDHSRATYAPMLRKKDGQVDWSQPAETIDRLIRGVTPWPGAFTFSDGMRLKIFRASVLHRDISVPPGTILECIPGELRVATGKDALAIKEIQGESGKRLPIDDFLCGCRLPDGSCLG, encoded by the coding sequence GTGAGCCGCCCATTGACCATTGTCTACATGGGGACTCCTGATTTTGCCGTTCCCCCGATGGCCGCCCTTCACGAAAGAGGCTACCGGATACTGGCCGTGGTGACGCAGCCGGATCGTCCCAAAGGCCGGGGGCGCAAGCTCACTCCACCACCGGTCAAGCAGGCGGCACTCAAATTTGGCTGCTCGGTGCTGCAACCCGAAACGGTCCGCACCGAGGAGTTTCACCGCAAAATGGCCGATCTGGCTCCCGATCTGTACGTCGTGGCCGCTTTCGGCCAGATTTTGCCCCAGTCGCTTCTGGACATCCCCAAGCAGGGCGCAATTAACATCCACGCCTCACTGCTGCCGCGTCACCGTGGGGCGGCGCCCATTCATCGGGCCATTATCGAGGGGGACGCGGAGACCGGCATCACCACTATGATGATGGATAAGGGCATGGACACCGGCGATATTCTGCTCATGGACCGCACGCCCATCGGCCCCACCGAGACCGCCGCCGAACTGCATGACCGTTTGAGCCGCATGGGGGCCGAGACGATCCTGAGAACTTTTGAGATGCTCCGGTCCGGCACCCTGCCCCGTATGCCCCAGGATCATTCCCGGGCCACTTACGCTCCCATGCTCAGAAAAAAAGATGGTCAGGTGGACTGGTCCCAGCCGGCTGAAACGATCGACCGCCTGATCCGGGGCGTGACGCCCTGGCCCGGTGCCTTTACGTTCAGTGACGGCATGCGCCTGAAAATCTTCCGCGCCAGTGTCCTGCACCGTGACATCAGCGTCCCGCCCGGCACGATTCTGGAGTGTATCCCCGGAGAATTGCGCGTGGCCACCGGCAAAGACGCCCTGGCCATCAAGGAGATTCAGGGCGAGTCGGGAAAGCGCCTGCCGATTGACGATTTTCTGTGTGGCTGCCGCCTGCCCGACGGTTCCTGTCTGGGTTGA
- the def gene encoding peptide deformylase, which yields MTVLDILTFPDKFLKQQTVPVENVDGALQTIIENMATTMYAAPGIGLAAPQVGIGQSFLVYDIATREDGHDLQVLINPRIIEQAGEIISENEGCLSVPDFRANVKRAEQILVEGVDRDGNPLRFEAAGMLAIVIQHEMDHLTGTLFIDRISALKRQMYKRRVMKEMKQR from the coding sequence GTGACCGTGTTAGACATACTGACATTTCCAGACAAATTCCTCAAACAGCAGACCGTTCCGGTTGAAAATGTCGACGGAGCTCTGCAGACCATTATCGAAAACATGGCAACAACCATGTACGCCGCCCCGGGGATCGGACTGGCCGCGCCGCAGGTGGGCATTGGACAGAGTTTTCTGGTCTACGACATCGCTACCCGGGAGGATGGCCATGACCTGCAAGTGCTGATCAATCCGCGCATCATCGAGCAGGCGGGAGAGATCATTTCCGAAAACGAAGGCTGCCTGAGCGTGCCCGACTTTCGGGCCAACGTCAAACGGGCGGAACAGATTCTGGTGGAAGGAGTGGACCGCGACGGCAACCCCTTGCGCTTCGAAGCGGCGGGCATGCTGGCCATCGTCATCCAGCACGAGATGGATCATCTGACCGGAACCCTTTTCATTGACCGCATCAGCGCCTTGAAGCGTCAGATGTACAAACGCCGGGTCATGAAAGAAATGAAGCAACGGTGA
- a CDS encoding bifunctional riboflavin kinase/FAD synthetase, with amino-acid sequence MKIIQDINSITEPFKSAVITIGNFDGVHIGHQALFHEVIERADAMDGTAVAITFDPHPIRVITNNGHPPLITLNEQKTELIEKAGIDVLICIPFTMGFAALSARTFVEEVLIRRIGMKAIVVGEDYTFGNNREGNVELLKRFGEEMGFSVVVADWIQSVREKNARISSTSIRQLVMEGDVISASRMLGRNYQIRGTVAHGRDRGGRLLGIPTANIVLQDELCPKLGVYAVIVECDGKRYQGVANIGFSPTFGDHIFTVEVHILDFNQNIYDQRIMVDFVQRLRNEKKFSGIDELIEQIQQDIVDARKILALHFE; translated from the coding sequence ATGAAAATTATCCAAGACATCAATTCCATCACTGAACCATTTAAATCCGCGGTAATTACAATAGGTAATTTCGACGGTGTTCACATTGGCCACCAGGCCCTGTTCCATGAGGTGATCGAAAGGGCCGACGCCATGGACGGTACTGCCGTGGCCATTACCTTTGACCCCCACCCGATCCGGGTGATCACCAACAACGGCCATCCCCCGCTGATCACACTGAACGAACAGAAAACCGAACTGATCGAAAAAGCCGGCATCGACGTCCTGATCTGCATTCCCTTTACCATGGGATTCGCCGCCCTGTCCGCACGAACCTTTGTTGAGGAGGTACTGATTCGGCGGATCGGTATGAAAGCCATTGTGGTGGGTGAAGACTACACCTTCGGCAACAACCGTGAAGGCAATGTGGAACTTCTCAAACGATTTGGCGAAGAGATGGGCTTTTCCGTGGTCGTTGCCGACTGGATCCAGTCGGTCCGCGAAAAAAATGCCCGGATCAGCAGTACGAGTATCCGCCAGCTGGTCATGGAGGGCGACGTTATCTCCGCCTCGCGCATGCTGGGGCGCAATTACCAGATCCGCGGGACCGTGGCCCACGGCCGTGACCGGGGGGGTAGGCTGTTGGGTATCCCCACCGCCAATATTGTCCTGCAGGATGAGTTGTGTCCCAAACTGGGTGTCTACGCTGTCATTGTCGAATGCGACGGCAAGCGCTATCAGGGGGTGGCCAATATCGGCTTCAGTCCCACCTTCGGCGATCACATATTCACAGTTGAGGTCCATATTCTCGACTTCAATCAGAATATCTACGACCAGCGCATCATGGTCGATTTCGTGCAGCGATTGAGGAATGAGAAAAAATTCTCCGGAATCGACGAACTGATCGAACAGATCCAGCAGGATATTGTTGATGCCCGGAAAATCCTGGCGCTCCATTTCGAGTGA
- a CDS encoding tyrosine-type recombinase/integrase, with product MRGGIYTNQHCALCGEQLRHFEPNGIWCPNHPQIHATRMVVRFGNLTRNFSDYRIAYRRLTGYRYEEDRGTFDIRDHRVEEPLGFENLVARFLKAKKHLKAIKKYEQRLRFGVDAWKCRNVKQIGYAEIEDLQNDLLDSGKSPYYVKRIIDTYVTFWRWLLKRREITQDQMPEFPEIKAEPRLRQVLRKERQQEVLEKIYEDTWEKNPRIYIAVSILATYPKVRPGELIRCKERYFDAEMARLHIEDPKEGHPKYLPLVGYHVDLLKGLPKSFPEMPLFRHAAGNGAAKPSSPFGRDYLANVWRRSCKVLGISSVSLYPGTKHSTVVHWRNECGRSKSECMEGTGHKTNKAFERYYDIRDDTLRGLYEDGLGKVIQVKRVSGKK from the coding sequence ATGCGCGGCGGAATCTACACGAACCAGCATTGTGCACTTTGCGGCGAGCAACTCCGGCATTTCGAGCCCAATGGTATCTGGTGCCCCAACCACCCGCAAATCCATGCGACACGGATGGTGGTCCGATTTGGCAACCTCACCCGCAACTTTTCAGACTACAGGATAGCCTACCGCAGGTTGACCGGATACCGGTACGAAGAGGACCGGGGTACCTTCGATATTCGCGACCATAGGGTTGAAGAACCCCTCGGCTTCGAAAACTTGGTCGCGCGTTTTCTCAAAGCGAAAAAACACCTCAAGGCGATCAAGAAATACGAACAGCGCTTGCGCTTCGGCGTGGATGCCTGGAAGTGTCGGAATGTCAAACAGATTGGCTACGCTGAAATCGAAGACCTCCAAAACGACCTTCTCGACTCCGGCAAATCCCCTTATTACGTCAAGCGAATCATTGACACATACGTCACATTCTGGCGCTGGTTGCTGAAGCGCCGGGAGATCACACAAGACCAGATGCCGGAATTTCCTGAAATCAAGGCAGAACCGAGATTACGCCAGGTGTTGCGGAAGGAGCGCCAGCAAGAGGTTCTCGAAAAAATCTACGAGGACACGTGGGAAAAAAACCCGCGGATCTATATCGCCGTCTCCATTCTGGCCACTTATCCCAAGGTGCGCCCAGGGGAGTTGATACGATGCAAGGAACGCTATTTCGACGCCGAAATGGCAAGGCTCCACATCGAGGATCCGAAGGAGGGGCATCCGAAATACCTGCCACTGGTCGGGTACCACGTGGACCTGTTGAAGGGGCTTCCTAAATCTTTTCCAGAGATGCCGCTTTTCAGGCACGCCGCCGGTAACGGCGCAGCAAAGCCCAGCAGCCCGTTCGGAAGGGATTACCTTGCAAACGTCTGGCGCCGATCCTGTAAGGTCTTGGGAATCAGCAGCGTTTCCCTTTACCCGGGCACCAAACACAGCACTGTCGTCCACTGGCGCAACGAGTGCGGGCGGTCCAAGTCAGAATGTATGGAAGGAACGGGCCATAAAACCAACAAAGCCTTTGAGAGGTATTACGATATCCGCGATGACACGTTGCGGGGTTTGTACGAAGATGGGCTGGGAAAGGTAATCCAAGTGAAGAGAGTGTCAGGGAAGAAATAG
- a CDS encoding sigma factor: protein MKQIEPIIKSKIRKYRPYIKNYEWEDLMQEGYLAALKAANRWKIDTDKAGLIAWTWIHIDSKFKELSMKSNGREVYFEELNFEITQEDVHLVWGQSQSSPEQDEAREKIVELLIKSIPKFECFLERALDENLTGTATAKGLGLTKQRISQLKNEVTKAVNSIAM, encoded by the coding sequence TTGAAACAGATCGAGCCCATCATCAAATCGAAGATCCGGAAATACCGGCCCTACATCAAAAATTACGAATGGGAAGACCTCATGCAGGAAGGCTACCTGGCGGCGCTAAAAGCGGCGAACCGCTGGAAGATCGATACTGACAAGGCCGGCCTGATCGCCTGGACCTGGATACACATTGACTCGAAATTCAAAGAACTGTCCATGAAATCCAACGGCAGGGAGGTTTACTTCGAGGAACTCAATTTTGAAATAACCCAAGAGGATGTCCATCTGGTTTGGGGGCAATCCCAAAGCTCGCCGGAACAGGATGAGGCCCGGGAAAAGATTGTAGAACTGCTGATAAAATCCATCCCGAAATTCGAATGCTTTCTGGAGCGCGCCCTCGATGAAAACTTGACCGGCACCGCCACGGCAAAGGGCCTGGGGCTTACCAAGCAACGCATATCTCAATTGAAAAATGAGGTCACGAAGGCCGTTAATAGCATTGCGATGTAG
- a CDS encoding sigma 54-interacting transcriptional regulator, translating to MQYDAASKDPLKQLIGASRVIKDVKEMVQLVAPTDARVMITGETGTGKTMVANIIHDLHPQRKKHHFRRTNIGALVPTLAQSQLYGHVAHAFTGATKNNDGIVLESDNGTLFLDEVATAHPAVQIMLLNLLEIPVVNPVGGGVQDRKEVNIRIISATTQSPHELLNLESFRTELFFRISEYIIELKPLRRRKEDIKLLANHFIRENNSGIRCPAMLTEDGKTSRRFSKIKDIAPDALELLENYNWPGNVRELEHVIRTAMVESRKDHEATTLKKEWIRFSNYTLEPADSAANAAGGVFPDSLKSKVLFSWDINSVNAEGHKKIELKQHVNRFRSEICNHVLSETHNNQSRTAKILGIDTGSLAKYRQFDASQEYRYNANDGDRICRVYVVK from the coding sequence TTGCAATACGACGCAGCTTCAAAAGATCCCTTAAAACAGTTGATCGGCGCAAGCCGGGTGATCAAGGACGTAAAAGAGATGGTCCAGCTAGTGGCACCCACCGATGCCAGGGTCATGATCACCGGCGAGACCGGCACCGGAAAAACGATGGTCGCCAATATCATCCACGACCTTCACCCTCAGCGTAAAAAACATCACTTTCGAAGAACCAACATCGGCGCCCTTGTGCCGACTCTTGCCCAAAGTCAGCTTTACGGTCATGTGGCGCATGCGTTCACCGGAGCAACCAAGAATAACGATGGCATTGTTCTGGAGTCTGACAACGGCACCCTATTTCTTGATGAGGTCGCGACAGCCCACCCGGCAGTCCAAATCATGCTGTTGAACCTGCTGGAAATACCGGTTGTCAATCCGGTGGGTGGCGGTGTCCAGGACAGGAAAGAGGTGAATATCCGCATTATCTCGGCTACCACCCAATCGCCCCATGAGCTTTTGAACCTTGAATCCTTTCGAACCGAGCTTTTTTTCCGCATCTCGGAATATATCATAGAACTCAAGCCCTTGCGGCGGAGAAAAGAAGATATCAAACTGCTGGCTAACCATTTCATCCGGGAAAACAATTCGGGGATCCGTTGCCCGGCCATGTTGACAGAGGATGGAAAAACATCGAGACGATTTTCGAAAATAAAAGATATCGCACCGGATGCACTTGAATTGCTCGAAAATTACAACTGGCCCGGAAACGTTCGTGAACTTGAACATGTGATCCGTACCGCCATGGTCGAATCACGCAAAGACCACGAAGCAACAACGCTGAAAAAAGAATGGATCCGGTTTTCCAACTACACCCTGGAGCCGGCGGACAGCGCTGCAAATGCAGCCGGAGGCGTCTTTCCTGACAGCCTGAAAAGCAAAGTCCTCTTTTCCTGGGATATCAACAGCGTCAACGCAGAGGGTCACAAAAAGATCGAGCTAAAGCAGCATGTCAACCGTTTCAGGAGCGAAATCTGCAATCATGTCCTGTCCGAAACACATAACAATCAGTCCCGGACGGCAAAAATATTGGGAATCGATACCGGCTCATTGGCAAAATACAGACAATTCGATGCCTCGCAAGAATATAGATACAACGCCAACGACGGCGACCGGATTTGCCGTGTCTATGTCGTGAAGTGA
- a CDS encoding OmpA family protein, which yields MKFHLFKRKQIPRKIELDDLARAFWQDSPIDKAFFEEPDHGHPSTAPDWKTDAVRDFWLQYIRPFKKTITAPVLKTIQNLLMELETMAPCPSVSQADDEIPRQYLALSGIALMDHALNVSREAVDLLKAKENDFQMRVGKLLIAALTHDVGKHPSARIAHMPHSYNSAMWLQQRIGHLKDREQIIEAVRLHHAGGGSCKTAPANPILSILMQADRIARQKELANLAFEKQRQHSGNQERQHLPENRMRSDSDHGEEKEAHWFSKEMFLEDLHSQISVMGFDAFRHKGRAYFSPSIIKGALNRLRRQRGLSDIRSGAQIRKILSMHVPEVANEKCRLRFKQNFKPMKRWFYIFPASLLGASEKTDPDIPRDRKGRWLKGIDRIQAQPNQCPETKSLRFRDKQGEKMKTVLSIVLFLSTAVSYSHALARDTAAATHIIGQKNRQHEYGPARGMERPAYVITPTAAAAKAATSRIRQNRPDRPVKKTFVIYFDFGSSELERSQKQKLYRLATIIGNRPAVSVTGYTCPTGPFEANRRLARERAQTVATWLKEHGIEVRQAAGRPECCYVSDTRPAENRRVEIVF from the coding sequence ATGAAATTCCATCTGTTTAAAAGAAAGCAAATTCCCCGAAAAATCGAGCTTGACGATCTGGCGCGCGCCTTCTGGCAGGATTCACCCATCGATAAAGCCTTCTTTGAAGAACCCGATCATGGCCATCCATCAACGGCACCGGACTGGAAAACCGATGCGGTCCGGGATTTCTGGCTCCAATACATCCGGCCCTTCAAAAAAACCATAACAGCACCGGTATTGAAGACCATCCAGAACCTGTTGATGGAACTGGAAACCATGGCGCCCTGTCCGTCGGTATCGCAAGCAGACGATGAGATCCCCCGACAATACCTGGCATTGTCGGGCATCGCTTTGATGGACCACGCCTTGAATGTCAGCCGGGAGGCGGTCGATCTGTTGAAGGCCAAGGAAAACGATTTTCAGATGCGTGTGGGCAAACTCCTGATCGCGGCTCTGACCCACGATGTGGGCAAACACCCGTCCGCACGGATTGCCCATATGCCCCATTCCTATAACAGCGCCATGTGGCTTCAGCAACGCATCGGGCATTTAAAAGACAGAGAACAGATCATCGAAGCGGTTCGACTTCACCATGCCGGCGGCGGTTCATGCAAAACCGCACCTGCCAATCCCATCCTGTCCATCCTGATGCAGGCCGACCGGATTGCCCGGCAAAAAGAGCTGGCCAATCTGGCTTTCGAAAAGCAAAGGCAACATTCCGGCAATCAGGAGCGGCAGCATTTACCGGAGAACAGGATGAGAAGCGATTCGGACCATGGTGAGGAAAAAGAGGCGCATTGGTTCTCCAAAGAGATGTTCCTGGAGGATCTGCACTCACAGATCAGCGTCATGGGGTTTGACGCATTCCGCCATAAAGGTCGTGCCTACTTCTCGCCATCTATCATAAAAGGCGCGCTCAATCGCCTCAGGCGGCAGCGCGGCCTTTCCGATATCCGTTCGGGAGCCCAGATCCGGAAGATCCTATCAATGCATGTGCCGGAGGTCGCCAATGAAAAATGCCGGCTGCGGTTCAAGCAGAATTTCAAACCCATGAAAAGGTGGTTCTATATTTTCCCGGCATCATTGTTAGGCGCATCGGAGAAGACCGACCCGGACATCCCCAGGGACCGGAAAGGCCGATGGTTAAAGGGCATCGACCGGATTCAGGCACAACCCAACCAATGTCCCGAAACGAAATCCCTGCGGTTCCGGGACAAACAAGGTGAGAAAATGAAAACCGTCCTGTCGATCGTTCTGTTTTTGTCGACCGCCGTTTCTTATTCGCATGCGCTTGCCAGGGACACGGCTGCGGCCACGCACATCATCGGGCAGAAGAACCGTCAGCATGAATACGGGCCAGCAAGGGGGATGGAAAGGCCTGCCTATGTGATTACACCAACGGCTGCTGCCGCCAAGGCCGCCACGTCCCGCATACGGCAAAACAGGCCTGATCGTCCCGTCAAGAAGACTTTTGTCATCTATTTCGATTTCGGTTCCAGCGAACTTGAGCGATCCCAGAAGCAAAAGCTTTACCGGCTTGCCACTATTATCGGTAACCGGCCGGCAGTCAGCGTAACCGGATATACCTGCCCGACGGGGCCGTTTGAAGCCAACCGACGATTGGCCCGGGAACGGGCGCAAACGGTCGCAACCTGGCTCAAAGAGCACGGCATCGAGGTGCGGCAGGCCGCGGGCAGACCCGAATGCTGCTATGTCTCCGATACCCGGCCGGCCGAAAACCGAAGAGTGGAAATCGTCTTTTAA
- the traL gene encoding type IV conjugative transfer system protein TraL: MAERFPQYLSAPVQVLWFETDELAIIILFFLLASIFHGVLWILCIAGPFAYSSLKNRYPSSFLMHMLYFSGIKRLKNYPTSFANTFSE; this comes from the coding sequence ATGGCAGAAAGGTTCCCGCAATACTTGTCCGCACCCGTGCAGGTGCTCTGGTTCGAAACCGACGAGCTGGCCATCATCATCCTGTTTTTCCTGCTGGCCTCCATCTTTCACGGTGTTTTGTGGATATTGTGCATTGCGGGACCCTTTGCCTATTCAAGCCTCAAGAACAGGTATCCGTCCAGCTTTCTTATGCACATGCTCTATTTTTCTGGAATCAAGCGCTTGAAAAATTATCCCACTTCCTTTGCCAACACTTTTTCCGAATGA
- a CDS encoding TraE/TraK family type IV conjugative transfer system protein, with protein MHIKKFINKFDNLKAENRLLKFVIIVIGIGCVVSSILSLQAVKYQKVIILPPAVDKRIVIRGSSVNAEYIELFSKYAMGLLLNYTPRIYDDQINDLLKLTSPGYYPALNRKLIEMKENVKRLAITSMFYPHILRINQEKQEIKILGLRIQTARSQEIEREEKIYMLNYQMINGRFYVDGIQEIEKK; from the coding sequence ATGCACATTAAAAAATTCATAAACAAATTCGACAACCTGAAGGCAGAAAACAGACTGCTCAAATTCGTGATCATCGTCATCGGCATCGGATGCGTCGTCTCCTCGATCCTGTCGCTGCAGGCCGTAAAGTACCAGAAGGTGATCATCCTGCCGCCGGCGGTGGACAAACGCATTGTTATCCGGGGCAGCAGCGTGAACGCGGAATATATCGAGCTGTTCTCAAAATATGCCATGGGGCTGCTGCTGAACTACACCCCCAGGATTTACGACGACCAGATCAATGACCTGCTCAAACTCACCTCGCCCGGGTACTATCCGGCCCTGAACCGCAAACTGATCGAGATGAAGGAGAATGTGAAACGGCTTGCCATCACCAGCATGTTCTATCCGCACATCCTTCGCATCAATCAGGAAAAACAGGAGATCAAAATCCTGGGGCTGCGGATTCAGACCGCCCGAAGCCAGGAGATCGAGCGCGAGGAAAAAATCTACATGCTCAACTATCAAATGATCAACGGGAGATTCTATGTCGATGGCATCCAGGAGATCGAAAAAAAGTAA
- a CDS encoding TraK domain-containing protein: protein MASRRSKKSKPRLIWFLLALLAPVYAVASPQSGQTRYWIRIADKQDNLAAVHDLMAGLSDEIEKDELRICMDNSEYVLVHTGAADPDAAFLIREKVSQHLGAKVHTAIVHYDPAQCFATAHFLKKAAGKTPPPMPTTAAKQQKAPKSRPSVHIYPDIAGHTRKKGGRLETTDHATVLSKSMVQVLPELSTQVYLSNLDINRVTCMGNRPVKDVVFSAEKGVTAKINGSNAFIKLQMHRDNPSVKPQAVEDPVELYVVCGSAGDVYTVIGVPKKIPAQWIQLVSKTGDVKRNLSLFEGKDFEKKVVTLVKQAWTGEYPDSYAIEDIDRRLTIEGLAWLDITLRRTVDVDGEGFRIKEYALLVSDNAAEAHYGIREKQFVLPRLSEHPLAITLDGLIVRKETPTRLFIVERSEQEPRIGIGRPTTK, encoded by the coding sequence ATGGCATCCAGGAGATCGAAAAAAAGTAAACCCCGGCTTATCTGGTTTCTGCTGGCGCTGTTGGCACCGGTTTATGCGGTTGCCAGTCCGCAGAGCGGGCAGACCCGGTATTGGATCCGGATTGCCGACAAACAGGACAACCTGGCCGCTGTCCATGATCTTATGGCCGGCCTGTCCGATGAAATCGAAAAAGACGAACTTCGCATCTGTATGGACAACAGTGAATATGTGCTGGTTCATACCGGCGCCGCGGATCCGGATGCGGCCTTTTTGATCAGGGAGAAAGTTTCCCAGCATCTGGGCGCCAAGGTTCATACGGCCATCGTCCATTATGATCCGGCCCAGTGCTTTGCCACCGCCCACTTTTTGAAAAAGGCGGCCGGGAAAACACCCCCGCCCATGCCGACGACGGCCGCAAAACAGCAAAAGGCCCCCAAATCCCGTCCATCGGTTCATATCTATCCGGACATCGCCGGACACACCCGAAAAAAGGGCGGCAGACTCGAGACCACCGACCATGCGACGGTGCTGTCCAAATCCATGGTCCAGGTCCTGCCCGAACTTTCCACCCAGGTTTATCTGAGCAATCTGGATATCAACAGGGTCACCTGCATGGGCAACCGGCCGGTCAAGGATGTGGTCTTCTCCGCTGAAAAGGGCGTCACCGCAAAAATCAACGGCAGCAACGCGTTTATCAAGCTTCAGATGCACCGGGACAATCCGTCCGTAAAACCCCAAGCCGTCGAGGATCCGGTGGAGCTGTACGTGGTGTGCGGAAGCGCCGGCGATGTGTACACCGTTATCGGAGTCCCCAAAAAGATACCGGCCCAATGGATCCAGCTGGTTTCGAAAACCGGGGATGTCAAAAGGAACCTGTCTCTGTTCGAGGGCAAAGACTTTGAAAAAAAGGTCGTTACCCTCGTCAAGCAGGCCTGGACGGGAGAATATCCCGATTCATACGCCATCGAAGATATTGACCGCCGCCTGACGATAGAGGGCCTGGCGTGGCTCGACATCACCCTACGCCGGACGGTGGATGTCGATGGCGAGGGGTTTCGCATCAAGGAGTATGCGCTGCTTGTAAGCGATAACGCGGCTGAAGCGCATTACGGCATCCGTGAAAAGCAGTTTGTGCTGCCCCGGTTGTCCGAACATCCTTTGGCCATCACCCTCGACGGCCTGATTGTCCGGAAAGAAACGCCAACCCGCCTGTTTATCGTTGAACGATCGGAACAAGAGCCGCGCATCGGCATCGGCAGGCCGACCACCAAGTAG